A part of Solicola gregarius genomic DNA contains:
- a CDS encoding GntP family permease — protein sequence MEALHTAIAIIGIIALIIVVKVDPVISLVIGCLYLGLATGLGMETTITTIADGFGSIMVEVGLLIGFGVLMGSLMFAMGALQRLVELLLRVLGPRRLPYAMSAVLTTIFPSIYVDVQLVLASPLARSAAPQLGRNGLGMMGGALSAGILVGYVFVVPGLGTVSIAGLLGVPLGTMLLYGVPIGLITAVLTTFIYGRVLRLGFWDPDKDEHASEALLEEEALAAERSNTADDDSAESAPRQVPLLVSLLPILVSLVMIATAAIADAAGADSEFLRFIGNPVLALFVGLLGAYLLARWSMGRARTDEALTKGFDTTGQILLITGVGGSLGAVIAATGLDKVLEDLFSAESGTPVVVSILLAWFVAALLHLAIGSISVAAITAAGILAPIMGELDVPAAIIGLAIGAGALFALQVNSNFFWMFQTLLGVSTRGALKALTFVTALASVVSLPMIIALSLVV from the coding sequence GTGGAAGCCCTACATACCGCGATCGCGATCATCGGCATCATCGCGCTGATCATCGTCGTCAAGGTCGATCCGGTGATCTCGCTGGTGATCGGCTGTCTGTACCTCGGGCTCGCGACGGGTCTTGGTATGGAGACGACCATCACCACGATCGCCGACGGGTTCGGCAGCATCATGGTCGAGGTCGGGCTTTTGATCGGGTTCGGCGTGCTGATGGGTTCGCTGATGTTCGCGATGGGCGCGTTGCAACGCCTGGTCGAGCTGCTGTTGCGCGTCCTCGGCCCGCGCCGGCTGCCGTACGCGATGAGCGCCGTGCTCACCACGATCTTCCCGTCCATCTACGTCGACGTGCAGCTCGTGCTCGCGTCGCCGCTGGCGCGTTCGGCCGCACCCCAGCTGGGCCGCAACGGCCTCGGGATGATGGGTGGCGCGCTGAGTGCCGGCATCCTCGTCGGGTACGTGTTCGTCGTACCGGGTCTCGGCACCGTCTCCATCGCCGGCCTGCTCGGCGTACCCCTGGGCACCATGCTCCTGTACGGCGTGCCGATCGGCCTGATCACCGCCGTGCTCACGACGTTCATCTACGGACGCGTCCTGCGACTCGGCTTCTGGGACCCGGACAAGGACGAGCACGCGTCCGAGGCGCTGCTCGAGGAAGAGGCTCTCGCTGCCGAACGCAGCAACACTGCGGACGATGACTCGGCCGAGAGCGCACCGAGGCAGGTCCCGCTCCTCGTGTCGCTGCTGCCGATCCTGGTCTCGCTGGTGATGATCGCGACGGCCGCCATCGCCGATGCCGCCGGGGCCGACTCCGAGTTCCTACGGTTCATCGGCAACCCGGTGCTCGCACTGTTCGTCGGCCTGCTCGGAGCGTACCTGCTCGCCCGCTGGTCGATGGGCCGCGCCCGCACCGACGAGGCGCTGACCAAGGGCTTCGACACCACTGGTCAGATCCTGCTGATCACCGGTGTCGGCGGATCGCTCGGTGCCGTCATCGCAGCGACCGGCCTGGACAAGGTGCTCGAGGACCTGTTCTCAGCGGAGTCGGGCACACCCGTCGTTGTCAGCATCCTGCTCGCCTGGTTCGTCGCCGCCCTCCTGCACCTCGCCATCGGCTCGATCTCGGTCGCCGCGATCACCGCCGCGGGCATCCTCGCTCCGATCATGGGCGAGCTGGACGTACCCGCAGCGATCATCGGCCTGGCGATCGGCGCGGGCGCGCTGTTCGCCCTCCAGGTCAACAGCAACTTCTTCTGGATGTTCCAGACGCTGTTGGGTGTCTCGACGCGCGGTGCGCTCAAGGCGCTCACGTTCGTCACGGCGCTCGCATCCGTCGTCTCGCTGCCGATGATCATCGCGCTCAGCCTGGTGGTGTAG
- a CDS encoding CaiB/BaiF CoA transferase family protein yields MQPLRGVTVVSLEQAIAAPYASRQLADLGARVIKLERPGVGDFARAYDSRVDGLSSHFVWTNRNKESLTLDIKDPRGLDVARQLLASADVFIQNLAPGATTRAGLGAEALQRLNPRLVVCDISGYGSPGPYERMKAYDLMVQSEAGLLSVTGGPDEIAKVGISVSDIAAGMYAYSSILAALLERGQSGTGAHLDVSMLEATVEWMGFPLYYAYDGAEPPQRAGAAHATIYPYGPFATGDGKVVMMAIQNEREWLAFCTEFLRDAAIATHPSYASNAARNHNREELGAIISHRFSALTADEATSALAAIPVAYARVNEMRDVWEHPQLAARGRWHELATPTGTVPSLAPPGFGPDEPRMDPVPSLGEHTRAILGELGMSTGEIDALVADGVV; encoded by the coding sequence ATGCAGCCACTTCGCGGGGTGACCGTCGTGTCACTCGAACAGGCCATCGCCGCACCGTACGCGAGTAGGCAGCTCGCCGACCTGGGCGCCCGGGTGATCAAGCTCGAGCGACCCGGCGTCGGCGACTTCGCACGGGCGTACGACTCGCGGGTCGACGGCCTGAGCTCGCACTTCGTATGGACCAATCGCAACAAGGAGTCGCTCACTCTCGACATCAAGGATCCGCGCGGACTCGACGTCGCGAGACAGTTGCTGGCCTCGGCGGACGTGTTCATCCAGAACCTCGCTCCCGGCGCCACCACTCGTGCCGGTCTCGGCGCCGAGGCTCTCCAACGGCTCAACCCGCGCCTCGTCGTGTGCGACATCTCCGGCTACGGCAGCCCCGGACCGTACGAGCGGATGAAGGCGTACGACCTGATGGTGCAGAGCGAGGCCGGGCTGCTGTCGGTCACCGGCGGCCCGGACGAGATCGCGAAGGTCGGCATCTCCGTGTCCGATATCGCGGCCGGCATGTACGCGTACAGCTCGATTCTGGCCGCGCTGCTGGAGCGCGGACAATCGGGCACGGGCGCGCACCTCGACGTCTCGATGCTCGAGGCCACCGTCGAGTGGATGGGCTTCCCGCTGTACTACGCGTACGACGGTGCCGAGCCACCGCAGCGCGCGGGCGCGGCGCACGCGACGATCTACCCGTACGGGCCGTTCGCGACCGGCGACGGCAAGGTCGTGATGATGGCGATCCAGAACGAGCGCGAATGGCTCGCGTTCTGCACGGAGTTCCTGCGCGACGCCGCGATCGCGACCCATCCCTCGTACGCGTCGAACGCCGCCCGCAACCACAACCGCGAGGAGCTCGGCGCGATCATCTCGCACCGGTTCTCGGCGCTGACGGCCGACGAGGCGACCTCCGCTCTCGCCGCGATCCCGGTCGCGTACGCACGGGTCAACGAGATGCGCGACGTGTGGGAGCACCCGCAGCTCGCGGCCCGCGGCCGCTGGCACGAGCTGGCGACGCCGACCGGCACCGTGCCGTCGTTGGCACCCCCGGGCTTCGGCCCCGACGAGCCGCGGATGGATCCGGTGCCGTCGCTCGGCGAGCACACTCGGGCGATTCTGGGTGAGCTGGGGATGTCGACCGGGGAGATCGATGCGCTCGTCGCCGACGGGGTCGTCTGA
- a CDS encoding NAD(P)-dependent alcohol dehydrogenase: MTLERRELRPDDIAVQVNYCGVCHTDLHAVRAHTGRGGAPLVPGHEFTGVVTDTGTDVTAFAVGDPVAVGNIVDSCGVCGMCAAGQENFCREFPTLTYGGTDRHDGTTTLGGYAREYVVRDRFAYRLPTGLDAAGAAPLLCAGITVWEPLRALGVTSGTRVAVIGLGGLGHLAVKLAVALGADTTVVTRSAGKADDARRLGAHDVLVSTESQQMDGARDRFDVVIDTVSVAHDLEPYLRLLAMDGTLSQVGYLGPLTVQATDLLIGRKKLSSAGSGGRPATAAMLDFCAEHGLTADIELLPSGRVNEAFDRLQRNDVRYRFVLDLSDL, encoded by the coding sequence GTGACCCTCGAACGTCGCGAACTGCGGCCCGACGACATCGCGGTGCAGGTGAACTACTGCGGCGTCTGCCATACCGACCTGCATGCAGTCCGCGCCCATACCGGCAGAGGAGGCGCGCCGTTGGTGCCGGGCCACGAGTTCACCGGAGTGGTGACCGACACGGGTACCGACGTCACTGCATTCGCCGTCGGGGACCCGGTCGCCGTCGGCAACATCGTCGACTCGTGCGGAGTCTGCGGGATGTGTGCAGCCGGCCAAGAGAACTTCTGCCGGGAATTCCCGACGCTGACCTACGGGGGAACCGACCGCCACGACGGGACGACCACCCTGGGGGGATACGCGCGCGAGTACGTCGTGCGCGATCGATTCGCGTACCGGTTGCCTACCGGCCTCGACGCCGCTGGCGCCGCCCCGCTGTTGTGCGCCGGAATCACGGTGTGGGAGCCGCTTCGCGCGCTTGGCGTAACCTCTGGCACCCGCGTTGCCGTGATCGGGCTCGGCGGTCTCGGCCATCTCGCGGTGAAGCTGGCTGTGGCACTCGGCGCCGACACCACGGTCGTCACCCGCTCCGCAGGCAAGGCCGACGACGCTCGTCGACTCGGCGCCCACGACGTTCTGGTCTCCACGGAGTCGCAACAGATGGACGGCGCCCGTGACCGGTTCGACGTAGTGATCGACACCGTCTCCGTTGCCCACGACCTGGAGCCGTATCTCCGCCTCCTCGCCATGGACGGCACGCTCAGCCAGGTCGGGTACCTCGGGCCGCTGACCGTGCAGGCGACCGATCTTCTCATCGGGCGCAAGAAGCTCAGCTCAGCGGGAAGTGGCGGCCGTCCCGCGACCGCCGCCATGCTGGACTTCTGCGCCGAGCACGGGCTCACCGCCGACATCGAGCTGCTGCCGTCGGGACGCGTCAACGAAGCCTTCGACCGCCTGCAGCGCAACGACGTCCGTTACCGCTTCGTGCTCGACCTGTCCGACCTGTAG
- a CDS encoding TetR/AcrR family transcriptional regulator, with protein MADAAVVHLHRDVVGPQFATFEGHSPKRGGVIRPPPSCASHTYSQNRLFGLFDTNPWRNGKQTDWSVCYPREMADRPMTSRGAATRERIVDVATQEFAEHGIAGARVDRIVAAATTNKAQLYAYFGNKEGLFDAIFADSLERIVNVVPIDATDLAGWAVRLYDEYLRRPDLIRLATWARLERRPSGHLVDAPDRLDDHKLGAIADAQAAGVVVQGDPFDVMAMVITMSMAWSPVSNVYAATADEPQKLHERRRSLLRECVRRAMMTG; from the coding sequence ATGGCAGACGCCGCAGTAGTTCACCTGCACCGCGATGTCGTCGGGCCGCAGTTCGCGACGTTCGAGGGTCACTCGCCGAAGCGTGGCGGTGTCATCCGCCCGCCACCCAGTTGTGCCTCTCATACGTACTCCCAAAACAGACTGTTCGGTCTATTTGACACTAACCCGTGGCGCAACGGAAAACAAACCGACTGGTCTGTTTGCTATCCTCGTGAAATGGCCGATCGACCGATGACGTCCCGCGGCGCCGCCACCAGGGAGCGCATTGTGGACGTGGCGACGCAGGAGTTCGCAGAACACGGGATCGCCGGTGCGCGCGTCGATCGGATCGTTGCCGCCGCGACGACCAACAAGGCGCAGCTCTACGCCTACTTCGGCAACAAGGAAGGGCTGTTCGACGCCATCTTCGCCGATTCGCTGGAACGAATCGTCAACGTTGTCCCGATCGACGCCACCGACCTCGCGGGTTGGGCCGTACGCCTCTACGACGAATACCTTCGTCGTCCCGACCTCATCCGGTTGGCAACCTGGGCGCGCCTCGAGCGCCGCCCATCCGGTCATCTCGTCGACGCGCCGGACCGTCTCGACGACCACAAACTGGGAGCCATCGCCGATGCGCAGGCCGCCGGCGTCGTAGTGCAGGGTGACCCGTTCGACGTGATGGCCATGGTCATCACGATGTCCATGGCGTGGTCGCCTGTCAGCAACGTCTACGCGGCAACCGCCGACGAACCGCAGAAGCTCCACGAACGGCGGCGCAGCCTGCTCCGCGAATGTGTCCGCAGGGCCATGATGACCGGGTGA